A window from Streptomyces subrutilus encodes these proteins:
- a CDS encoding winged helix-turn-helix transcriptional regulator, translating into MATSENGADAGVVYRADCPSRPILDQIADKWSMMVMAVLDKPTRFNEIKRRLEGVTQRVLTQTLRRLERNGMITRRVLPTSPVGVEYSLTPLGESLREPFGRLYAWTVDNTDEIRAHQTEYDQRVQS; encoded by the coding sequence ATGGCCACTTCTGAAAACGGCGCCGACGCCGGCGTCGTCTACCGGGCCGACTGCCCGAGCCGCCCGATCCTCGACCAGATCGCTGACAAGTGGTCGATGATGGTGATGGCAGTACTCGACAAGCCCACTCGGTTCAACGAGATCAAGCGCCGCCTCGAAGGCGTGACCCAGCGGGTCTTGACCCAGACCCTGCGCCGTCTGGAGCGCAACGGGATGATCACGCGCCGCGTCCTGCCTACCTCCCCGGTGGGGGTCGAGTACTCCCTCACCCCGCTCGGCGAATCCCTCCGGGAGCCGTTCGGCCGGTTGTACGCCTGGACGGTCGACAACACGGACGAGATTCGGGCGCACCAAACCGAATACGACCAACGCGTTCAGAGCTGA
- a CDS encoding MerR family transcriptional regulator: MYPSITPPRQVKIGDAAAFAGTTPRAVRHYHQIGLLPEPERGGDGRRRYGHDDMIRLLWIRKMSAAGISLDDMRAAFTEARDIEEILSRLEETLAAREAESKRQRAAVQRLRAVGSPLGLLSELVTDRLSHLPPDALRPSDLDTLLVTERVFGPLGAAVQASVFIVLATHPDLRAEDDRLDAAEAALDDGADPHDPRVEELAVRRYAQQTALEQAIEAAGLDAAEEKLFESYDGDLKGEEDTQMSAFEAITKMPYDFSPARMRCMELTAQLLAGAHSADH; the protein is encoded by the coding sequence ATGTACCCCTCCATCACGCCTCCCCGCCAGGTCAAGATCGGTGATGCGGCCGCGTTCGCCGGGACCACCCCGCGTGCCGTCCGCCACTACCACCAGATCGGCCTGCTGCCGGAACCGGAACGAGGCGGAGACGGCCGACGCCGCTACGGCCACGACGACATGATCCGCCTGCTGTGGATCCGCAAGATGTCAGCGGCCGGCATCAGCCTGGACGACATGCGGGCCGCCTTCACCGAAGCCCGGGACATCGAGGAGATCCTGAGCAGGCTGGAGGAGACCCTGGCGGCGCGGGAGGCGGAAAGCAAACGTCAGCGCGCGGCTGTCCAGCGCCTGCGGGCGGTGGGCAGCCCTCTGGGGCTGCTCTCCGAACTGGTCACCGACCGGCTCAGCCACCTGCCCCCGGACGCACTGCGCCCCTCCGACCTGGACACCCTGCTGGTCACCGAACGGGTCTTCGGCCCGCTGGGCGCCGCCGTCCAGGCCAGCGTGTTCATCGTGCTGGCCACCCACCCCGACCTGAGGGCCGAGGACGACCGTCTCGACGCCGCCGAGGCCGCCCTCGACGACGGCGCCGATCCCCACGACCCACGCGTCGAAGAGCTCGCCGTACGGCGATACGCCCAACAGACCGCCCTGGAGCAGGCCATCGAGGCAGCTGGGCTGGACGCGGCCGAGGAGAAGCTCTTCGAGAGCTACGACGGCGATCTGAAAGGTGAGGAGGACACACAGATGAGCGCCTTCGAAGCGATCACCAAAATGCCCTACGACTTCTCTCCCGCCCGGATGCGCTGTATGGAACTCACGGCACAGCTCCTCGCCGGCGCCCACTCCGCAGACCACTGA
- a CDS encoding MFS transporter, which yields MSPAPDAAPSPTPARRRRPEWAGRNYTLLTGAAVVTNLGSHGALIAAAFAVLETGGSGWDVGLVTAARTLPLVLFLLIGGALADRLPRHRVMVAANALNCVSQAAFAVLVLAGDPQLWQMMLLTALCGTGTAFFNPAAEGMLLSTVSGEHANRAFALFRMSMNGAGIGGAALGGAMIAAFGPGWVLAVDAGAFAVAGAMRAFLDVSHVPEREPGGGLLADLREGWVEFRTRPWLWSIVLQFSVVVGVISAAEAVYGPLVARDHLGGAAPWGIALAFFGVGTIGGAVLMMAWKPRRLLLVGTLCVFPMALPSAALAVPLPAWGLCAVMFVSGVSIEVFGVNWMTTMHQEIPEEKFSRVSAYDWFGSISMTPLATALAGPAESAFGRSPALWGCAALVLLPTAAVLLVPDVRRITRRPGAAHPAPAAVAHPADPADPAKPSPAGIAGA from the coding sequence GTGAGTCCTGCCCCCGACGCCGCCCCGTCCCCCACGCCCGCACGCCGCCGCCGTCCCGAGTGGGCGGGCCGGAACTACACCCTCCTGACGGGCGCCGCGGTCGTCACCAACCTCGGCAGCCACGGGGCGCTCATCGCGGCCGCGTTCGCGGTCCTGGAGACCGGCGGCTCCGGCTGGGACGTCGGCCTGGTGACGGCGGCCCGCACGCTGCCGCTCGTCCTCTTCCTCCTCATCGGCGGTGCGCTGGCCGACCGGTTGCCCCGGCACCGGGTGATGGTCGCCGCCAACGCCCTGAACTGCGTCTCGCAGGCCGCCTTCGCCGTCCTCGTCCTCGCCGGCGATCCACAGCTGTGGCAGATGATGCTGCTGACCGCCCTGTGCGGCACCGGCACGGCCTTCTTCAACCCGGCCGCCGAGGGCATGCTCCTGTCCACCGTCTCCGGCGAGCACGCGAACCGCGCCTTCGCCCTCTTCCGCATGTCCATGAACGGCGCGGGCATCGGCGGCGCCGCCCTGGGCGGCGCCATGATCGCGGCCTTCGGGCCGGGCTGGGTGCTGGCCGTCGACGCCGGCGCCTTCGCCGTCGCCGGTGCGATGCGGGCCTTCCTCGACGTGAGCCACGTGCCCGAGCGGGAGCCGGGCGGCGGTCTGCTGGCCGACCTGCGCGAGGGCTGGGTGGAGTTCAGGACCCGCCCCTGGCTGTGGAGCATCGTGCTCCAGTTCTCGGTGGTCGTCGGCGTGATCAGCGCCGCCGAGGCGGTGTACGGGCCCCTGGTCGCCCGGGACCACCTGGGCGGGGCGGCGCCGTGGGGCATCGCCCTGGCCTTCTTCGGCGTCGGCACCATCGGCGGCGCGGTGCTGATGATGGCCTGGAAGCCCCGGCGGCTGCTGCTGGTCGGCACCCTCTGCGTGTTCCCGATGGCCCTGCCCTCGGCGGCGCTGGCCGTACCGCTGCCCGCGTGGGGGCTGTGCGCGGTGATGTTCGTCAGCGGCGTCTCCATCGAGGTCTTCGGCGTCAACTGGATGACGACGATGCACCAGGAGATCCCGGAGGAGAAGTTCTCCCGCGTCTCCGCCTACGACTGGTTCGGCTCGATCTCGATGACCCCGCTGGCCACCGCCCTGGCCGGACCGGCCGAGTCCGCGTTCGGCCGGTCCCCCGCGCTGTGGGGCTGCGCGGCCCTCGTCCTGCTGCCCACGGCGGCGGTCCTGCTGGTGCCCGACGTCCGCCGCATCACCCGCCGCCCGGGAGCCGCCCACCCGGCTCCGGCCGCCGTCGCACACCCCGCCGACCCGGCCGACCCGGCGAAGCCCAGCCCCGCCGGGATCGCCGGAGCCTGA
- a CDS encoding patatin-like phospholipase family protein, translating to MGSGTALVLGGGGLTGVGWECGILYGLARAGVDLTTADLVVGTSAGSVVGAQLTSGRLTARELYERQLGDPVGELPARLGAGLIARYALAVLRSREATAYRRRVGALALAADTGSEAERRTVLEGRLVSHAWPERRLVVTAVDALTGDLRAFDKDGGSGLVDAVSASCAVPGVWPPVTVGGRRFIDGGVRSATNADLAAGHDRVVVLAPIARGTALVPAPSAQAARLRAAGARVLLITPSAAARKAFGRNVLDPARRDPAARAGLAQAAELAEAAEAVWTG from the coding sequence ATGGGCAGCGGTACGGCACTGGTACTGGGCGGCGGGGGACTGACCGGCGTCGGCTGGGAGTGCGGGATCCTCTACGGGCTCGCCCGCGCCGGAGTGGACCTCACCACCGCCGACCTGGTCGTCGGCACCTCCGCCGGATCGGTGGTCGGCGCCCAGCTGACCTCCGGCCGGCTCACGGCGCGGGAGTTGTACGAGCGCCAGCTCGGCGACCCCGTCGGGGAGCTCCCGGCCCGGCTGGGGGCCGGCCTGATCGCCCGCTACGCGCTGGCCGTGCTCCGCTCGCGCGAGGCCACGGCCTACCGCCGCCGCGTCGGCGCCCTCGCCCTGGCCGCGGACACCGGCTCCGAGGCCGAGCGGCGCACGGTGCTGGAGGGCCGGCTGGTCTCCCACGCGTGGCCCGAGCGACGGCTGGTCGTCACCGCCGTCGACGCCCTGACCGGCGACCTGAGGGCCTTCGACAAGGACGGCGGCAGCGGACTGGTCGACGCCGTCTCGGCGAGCTGCGCGGTGCCCGGGGTGTGGCCGCCCGTGACGGTCGGCGGGCGCCGCTTCATCGACGGGGGCGTCCGCTCCGCCACCAACGCCGACCTGGCCGCCGGCCACGACCGGGTGGTCGTCCTCGCCCCGATCGCGCGCGGGACCGCACTGGTCCCGGCGCCGTCCGCGCAGGCGGCCCGGCTGCGGGCGGCGGGCGCGCGCGTCCTGCTGATCACCCCGTCGGCCGCCGCGCGCAAGGCCTTCGGCCGCAACGTCCTGGACCCGGCCCGGCGGGACCCGGCCGCGCGGGCCGGCCTGGCGCAGGCCGCCGAGCTCGCCGAAGCGGCCGAGGCGGTCTGGACCGGCTGA
- a CDS encoding TVP38/TMEM64 family protein has product MSLLLAPWLRLSLLVVLLAAAGVGVLLYEPQRLLSEGWPPGLPVGTAVLLFAGVYGVCAAAFVPRPLLNLAAGAVFGTQFGLVAAVGGTVLGAGIAFGLGRCMGQEALRPYLRGRWLKAADGQLSRHGFRSMIAVRLFPGVPFVVANYCAAVSRCGWVPFLSATALGVVPNTTAYVIAGASASSPGSPAFLASFGFIVVSVVAAGAVAWRKRHRLAPPRTHESPYEPTPRHPPVVSAAPHGP; this is encoded by the coding sequence ATGTCCCTCCTCCTCGCGCCGTGGCTCCGGCTCTCGCTCCTCGTCGTGCTGCTCGCGGCGGCCGGCGTGGGGGTGCTGCTGTACGAGCCTCAGCGCCTCCTGTCGGAAGGCTGGCCCCCCGGGCTCCCGGTGGGCACGGCGGTGCTCCTGTTCGCAGGCGTGTACGGCGTGTGCGCCGCGGCCTTCGTCCCCCGCCCCCTCCTCAACCTGGCGGCGGGAGCCGTCTTCGGCACGCAGTTCGGCCTCGTCGCGGCCGTCGGCGGCACGGTGCTCGGCGCCGGCATCGCCTTCGGCCTGGGCCGCTGCATGGGCCAGGAGGCTTTGCGCCCGTACCTGCGCGGTCGCTGGCTCAAGGCGGCCGACGGCCAGCTCAGTCGGCACGGGTTCCGCTCGATGATCGCGGTCCGGCTCTTCCCCGGGGTCCCGTTCGTGGTGGCGAACTACTGCGCCGCGGTGTCGCGTTGCGGCTGGGTCCCGTTCCTCTCCGCCACGGCGCTCGGCGTGGTCCCGAACACCACCGCGTACGTGATCGCCGGGGCCAGCGCCTCCTCCCCCGGCTCGCCCGCCTTCCTCGCCTCGTTCGGCTTCATCGTGGTCTCCGTGGTGGCCGCGGGAGCGGTCGCCTGGCGCAAGCGGCACCGGCTGGCTCCCCCGCGCACGCACGAAAGCCCGTACGAACCGACGCCCAGGCACCCCCCTGTGGTCAGCGCCGCTCCGCACGGGCCCTAG
- a CDS encoding IS3 family transposase, protein MHQESDGTHGAPRIIAELRQDSGEAVNHQRVTRISRRRGGVVPASMEDSSPALVISNRPTTCGQGACKRSSRRPCPRARR, encoded by the coding sequence GTGCACCAGGAATCGGACGGCACCCACGGGGCCCCGAGGATCATCGCCGAGCTTCGTCAGGACAGCGGTGAGGCCGTCAACCACCAGCGTGTCACCAGGATCAGCCGGCGGCGCGGTGGGGTGGTCCCGGCGTCGATGGAGGACAGCTCGCCTGCCCTGGTCATCTCCAACAGGCCCACGACGTGCGGGCAGGGGGCGTGCAAGCGCAGCAGCCGGCGGCCGTGTCCACGGGCGAGGCGGTAG
- a CDS encoding undecaprenyl-diphosphate phosphatase, with amino-acid sequence MSWFESLILGLVQGLTEFLPISSSAHLRLTAAFAGWHDPGAAFTAITQIGTEAAVLIYFRKDIARIVSTWFRSLYTKALRSDQDAKMGWLVIVGSIPIGVLGLVFKDAIVGPARDLRLTATTLIVMGIVLGIADRMAARDEEGGRHRAIRERKTLKELGVKDGLVFGLCQAMALIPGVSRSGATISGGLLLGFTREAAARYSFLLAIPAVLASGAFEIKDVAENPGHISWGPTIFATVIAFFVGYAVIAWFMKFITTKSFMPFVIYRIALGILLFALIGTDVLSPHAGESGS; translated from the coding sequence ATGAGCTGGTTCGAATCCCTAATCCTCGGTCTCGTCCAGGGGCTTACGGAGTTCCTCCCGATCTCCTCCAGTGCCCACCTGCGGCTGACCGCGGCGTTCGCCGGCTGGCACGACCCGGGTGCGGCCTTCACCGCCATCACCCAGATCGGCACCGAGGCCGCCGTGCTGATCTACTTCCGCAAGGACATCGCGCGGATCGTCTCCACCTGGTTCCGCTCCCTCTACACCAAGGCCCTGCGGTCCGACCAGGACGCGAAGATGGGCTGGCTGGTGATCGTCGGATCGATCCCGATCGGTGTCCTCGGCCTGGTGTTCAAGGACGCGATCGTGGGTCCCGCCCGTGACCTGCGGCTGACCGCAACCACCCTCATCGTGATGGGCATCGTGCTCGGCATCGCCGACCGCATGGCCGCGCGCGACGAGGAGGGCGGCCGGCACCGCGCGATCCGCGAGCGCAAGACGCTCAAGGAGCTCGGGGTCAAGGACGGACTGGTCTTCGGCCTGTGCCAGGCGATGGCCCTGATCCCTGGCGTCTCCCGCTCCGGCGCCACGATCTCCGGCGGTCTGCTGCTGGGCTTCACCCGCGAGGCGGCCGCCCGCTACTCCTTCCTCCTCGCCATCCCGGCCGTCCTGGCCTCGGGCGCGTTCGAGATCAAGGACGTCGCCGAGAACCCCGGCCACATCTCCTGGGGTCCGACGATCTTCGCGACGGTCATCGCCTTCTTCGTGGGCTACGCCGTCATCGCCTGGTTCATGAAGTTCATCACCACGAAGAGCTTCATGCCGTTCGTGATCTACCGCATCGCCCTGGGCATCCTGCTCTTCGCCCTGATCGGCACGGACGTCCTGAGCCCGCACGCGGGCGAGTCCGGCTCGTAG
- a CDS encoding enoyl-CoA hydratase/isomerase family protein, with amino-acid sequence MNHDAYPTLRVSREDGIARVTLDNPPVNVLNVALMADLRHLLTALKSDDSLRVIVFDSANPEFFIAHVDMSLVDTPDAFDELAADLPDGVNVFQALGELLRHQPQVTIVKLAGMARGGGAEFVTAADMTFAAIGRAAIGQIEALMGIVPGGGGTQYLAGRVGRNRALEAVLGADLYDAETAERYGWVNRAVPADELDDLVDSLARNIAALPEGVIAAAKRAIVPEDLSEGLLREHDAWAGQFARPEAERLIRGGLAHGAQTLDGERDLEGLLRGLPG; translated from the coding sequence ATGAACCACGACGCCTACCCGACCCTGCGGGTGAGTCGCGAGGACGGCATCGCCCGTGTCACCCTCGACAACCCGCCCGTCAACGTCCTGAACGTCGCCCTGATGGCCGACCTCCGGCACCTGCTGACCGCGCTGAAAAGCGACGACTCGCTCCGGGTGATCGTGTTCGACAGCGCCAATCCGGAGTTCTTCATAGCCCACGTCGACATGTCCCTCGTCGACACTCCGGACGCTTTCGACGAGCTCGCGGCCGACCTTCCGGACGGCGTCAACGTCTTCCAGGCTCTGGGGGAACTGCTTCGGCACCAGCCCCAGGTGACCATCGTCAAGCTTGCCGGGATGGCGCGCGGCGGGGGCGCGGAGTTCGTCACGGCCGCGGACATGACGTTCGCGGCGATCGGCCGTGCCGCGATCGGCCAGATCGAAGCTCTCATGGGCATCGTCCCCGGCGGAGGGGGCACGCAATATCTCGCCGGCCGGGTCGGCCGCAATCGCGCCCTGGAGGCGGTGCTGGGTGCCGATCTGTACGACGCCGAAACCGCGGAGCGCTACGGCTGGGTCAACCGGGCCGTCCCCGCCGACGAGCTCGACGACCTCGTCGACAGCCTCGCCCGCAACATCGCCGCCCTGCCCGAGGGTGTGATCGCAGCGGCCAAGCGCGCCATCGTCCCCGAGGACCTGTCCGAAGGTCTCCTGCGGGAGCACGACGCATGGGCGGGCCAGTTCGCCCGCCCCGAGGCCGAACGTCTCATCCGCGGCGGATTGGCCCACGGTGCCCAGACCCTCGACGGCGAGCGCGATCTGGAGGGCCTGCTCCGGGGTCTGCCCGGATAG
- a CDS encoding spermidine synthase: MPDVDRERAWLLTVDGAPQSYVDLDDPEHLEFEYVRRLGHVLDCAAPPGRPLDLLHLGGGALTLPRYAAATRPGSRQAVVEFDAGLSDLVAEHLPLRAGAGVTVHTADARAWLEAAPAACADLVVADVFGGSRVPARLTSVEYAREAARVLRPGGTYAANLADGAPFGFLRGQLATFGAVFGHLALVAEPAVLRGRRFGNAVLLASDAELPVAALARRCAGDAFAARVEHGAGLARFTGAARPVGDAEAVASPEPPEGAFGIG; the protein is encoded by the coding sequence ATGCCGGACGTGGACCGGGAGCGGGCCTGGCTGCTCACCGTCGACGGGGCGCCGCAGTCCTACGTGGACCTGGACGACCCGGAGCACCTGGAGTTCGAGTACGTCCGCCGGCTCGGGCACGTCCTGGACTGCGCCGCGCCGCCCGGCCGCCCGCTGGACCTGCTGCACCTGGGCGGCGGGGCCCTCACGCTGCCCCGCTACGCCGCGGCCACCCGGCCCGGATCGCGGCAGGCCGTCGTGGAGTTCGACGCGGGCCTGTCGGACCTGGTCGCCGAGCACCTGCCGCTGCGGGCCGGAGCCGGGGTGACGGTGCACACGGCCGACGCCCGGGCCTGGCTGGAGGCGGCCCCCGCGGCCTGCGCGGACCTGGTGGTGGCGGACGTGTTCGGCGGCTCGCGGGTGCCGGCCCGGCTGACCTCGGTGGAATACGCGCGGGAAGCGGCGCGGGTGCTGCGGCCCGGCGGAACGTACGCGGCGAACCTCGCGGACGGGGCGCCGTTCGGGTTCCTGCGGGGGCAGTTGGCCACCTTCGGGGCGGTGTTCGGACATCTCGCGCTGGTGGCGGAACCGGCCGTGCTGCGCGGGAGGCGGTTCGGCAACGCGGTCCTGCTGGCCTCGGACGCGGAGCTGCCGGTGGCCGCGCTGGCCCGGAGGTGCGCCGGTGACGCGTTCGCGGCCCGGGTGGAGCACGGCGCCGGGCTGGCCCGGTTCACGGGCGCGGCCCGGCCGGTGGGCGACGCGGAGGCGGTGGCGTCGCCGGAGCCGCCGGAGGGCGCGTTCGGCATCGGCTGA
- a CDS encoding DEAD/DEAH box helicase — MWRHEVYCGVFDLELLRQAMIAVLPAGTDPDPGVPQAELVLSGQSAMLALVLDDEGRPLEDTSVISACAWATGRLFDPGPSAPGWLDGFEELDDAFGEAIDALTATAIPYGPTAPAAATASGRRPDPEGGPGTSVGGGGGGGGGGGSWQRLLAEILGGAAVGAVGALFGEVAGAAVQGAAEPLVRRAADWAAARRPAEEQVRSGRSDGTRGVPEGSSADGPDMATEADNGAGAGARALGFADLVALTAQVADLCGVRDHLRPQVVRVRSRLVHRPRDPQAKVAAAAPFLNSLLPPDLARVSAAIGKGIGPALEAYLTELDAVAVGARTDVRRERGVVLEGVAPDLVPAGRWPAPARFPLALSQQFAVDRMLADRAGTAGGMFSVNGPPGTGKTTMLRDLVAALVVERAAVLATFDRPEKAFTGPPWQGRDRQGTYPRTVSRIDPRLTGFEIVVTSSNNGAVENITAELPGMGALDELWHGGPDHFSDLASALLGGPAWGLVAAVLGNKANRKEFGNRFWWGRLPEKETEARSDAGLPPLRGMQEVLRDWLPPKPPPGGRRPVTPADQAAAAAAGPAQPVPSWTDAVAAFRTAQAEVERLRAGRARLAGALADVESPSAGQRIADLEAAVSRADRQVAAATTVLDRAATATAAARTATAVAEAGYGTASEHVPRARQELATARADLSAARELAAHHREYVTALTARHDAPPAVERGLRGGLRRLLRSAAERQAAERQQEHTQAEIASLLAQQRTALQDSLEQIAAAVRAESLAADRHTRSGTVVDEAAAGLTAALDHERAASAREAVAAADLRHARHSADAARRDLRAAVAELDGSHRELREAARTLPSLPLGWSHLAEADQELGSPWSDEAWSTARSALFLRALDLHRAFVAGAAKKVRGNLQVLMELMAGTNGHVPDEEVEHAWRTLFFLVPVVSTTFSSIGSMFARLGRESIGWILVDEAGQATPQAAAGALWRARRAVLVGDPLQLEPVVTMPTALQRRLMRAYGVDEHWLPSATSAQAVADRTNRYGTYLPAPDTDDEHVWVGSPLRVHRRCEEPMFTVSNEVAYGGLMVYGTAPKAFPDAERDGLLPSRWLNTDDPSRPSEAPWGERDRRAFEFVLDHLHRNGVTVDRVRVIAPFRALVAECQKVCRGRDGWTSGLIEERCATVHRAQGKEADVVVLVLGGGRPGAREWAARTPHLLNVAASRAKRRLYVIGERDLWAPLPHFDVLASELTEFHHLRDHATWPPDGE, encoded by the coding sequence ATGTGGCGGCACGAGGTCTACTGCGGGGTCTTCGATCTGGAGCTGCTCCGCCAGGCAATGATCGCCGTACTGCCCGCGGGGACCGATCCCGACCCGGGAGTGCCGCAGGCCGAGCTGGTGCTGTCGGGCCAGAGCGCGATGCTCGCGCTGGTCCTGGACGACGAGGGCCGACCGCTCGAAGACACGTCCGTGATCTCCGCGTGCGCCTGGGCGACCGGTCGCCTCTTCGATCCGGGGCCGTCCGCGCCGGGGTGGCTGGACGGGTTCGAGGAGCTCGACGACGCGTTCGGCGAGGCGATCGACGCGCTCACGGCCACCGCGATCCCTTACGGCCCCACCGCACCGGCCGCCGCAACGGCGTCCGGGCGCCGGCCCGACCCGGAGGGCGGGCCGGGAACGTCGGTCGGTGGCGGTGGCGGTGGCGGTGGCGGTGGCGGGAGCTGGCAGCGGCTGCTCGCCGAGATCCTGGGCGGCGCGGCAGTCGGCGCGGTCGGTGCGCTGTTCGGCGAGGTCGCGGGCGCCGCCGTGCAGGGTGCGGCGGAACCCCTGGTGCGCCGCGCCGCGGACTGGGCCGCCGCCCGTCGCCCCGCCGAGGAGCAGGTGCGGTCCGGGCGGTCGGACGGCACCCGGGGCGTCCCCGAAGGGTCGTCGGCCGACGGTCCTGACATGGCGACCGAGGCGGACAACGGGGCTGGCGCCGGTGCCCGCGCACTCGGGTTCGCCGATCTGGTCGCCCTGACCGCGCAGGTCGCCGACCTGTGCGGGGTACGGGACCACCTGCGGCCGCAGGTGGTCCGGGTGCGCAGCAGGCTGGTCCACCGGCCGCGGGACCCGCAGGCGAAGGTCGCCGCCGCCGCGCCGTTCCTGAACAGTCTGCTTCCCCCTGATCTGGCCCGGGTGTCCGCGGCCATCGGGAAGGGGATCGGCCCGGCGCTGGAGGCCTACCTGACCGAGCTCGACGCCGTCGCCGTGGGGGCTCGGACGGATGTGCGCCGGGAGCGCGGGGTCGTCCTGGAAGGGGTCGCTCCGGACCTGGTTCCGGCCGGCCGCTGGCCCGCACCGGCGCGGTTCCCGCTCGCGCTGAGCCAGCAGTTCGCGGTCGACCGCATGCTCGCCGACCGGGCCGGAACCGCGGGTGGGATGTTCTCCGTGAACGGCCCGCCGGGCACGGGCAAGACGACGATGCTGCGGGACCTGGTCGCCGCACTGGTCGTCGAGCGAGCAGCCGTGCTGGCCACGTTCGACCGGCCCGAGAAGGCGTTCACCGGTCCGCCCTGGCAGGGCAGGGACCGCCAGGGCACCTACCCCCGCACCGTGTCGCGGATCGACCCGCGGCTGACCGGCTTCGAGATCGTGGTCACCTCCTCCAACAACGGCGCCGTGGAGAACATCACCGCCGAACTGCCCGGCATGGGGGCGCTCGACGAGCTCTGGCACGGCGGCCCCGACCACTTCTCCGACCTCGCCTCCGCGCTCCTCGGCGGGCCGGCCTGGGGTCTGGTCGCGGCGGTGCTCGGCAACAAGGCCAACCGCAAGGAGTTCGGAAACCGGTTCTGGTGGGGCCGGCTGCCGGAGAAGGAGACCGAGGCCCGCTCCGACGCGGGACTGCCGCCGCTGCGCGGCATGCAGGAGGTCCTGCGCGACTGGCTTCCGCCGAAGCCCCCGCCCGGGGGCCGGCGTCCCGTCACCCCGGCGGACCAGGCCGCGGCCGCGGCGGCGGGTCCCGCCCAGCCCGTGCCGTCGTGGACCGACGCCGTCGCCGCGTTCCGTACCGCCCAGGCCGAGGTGGAGCGGCTGCGCGCCGGACGCGCCCGGCTGGCCGGGGCACTGGCGGACGTCGAGTCCCCGTCGGCCGGGCAGCGGATCGCGGACCTGGAAGCCGCCGTGTCCCGGGCCGACCGGCAGGTCGCCGCCGCCACGACGGTCCTGGACCGGGCCGCCACCGCCACCGCCGCCGCCCGGACGGCCACGGCGGTGGCCGAGGCCGGATACGGGACGGCCTCCGAACACGTACCGCGGGCCCGCCAGGAGCTGGCCACCGCCCGCGCGGACCTGTCGGCCGCCCGTGAACTGGCCGCACACCACCGCGAGTACGTGACCGCGCTCACCGCCCGCCACGACGCGCCCCCGGCCGTCGAGCGGGGACTGCGCGGCGGGCTGCGCCGCCTGCTGCGGAGCGCGGCCGAACGGCAGGCCGCCGAACGGCAGCAGGAGCACACCCAAGCCGAGATCGCGTCCCTGCTCGCCCAGCAGCGCACCGCGCTCCAGGACTCCCTGGAGCAGATCGCCGCAGCCGTGCGCGCCGAGTCCCTGGCCGCCGACCGGCACACCCGGTCCGGCACCGTCGTCGACGAGGCCGCCGCCGGCCTCACCGCGGCCCTCGACCACGAACGGGCCGCGAGCGCGCGGGAGGCCGTGGCAGCCGCCGACCTCCGACACGCCCGGCACAGCGCAGACGCGGCCCGCCGAGACCTGCGGGCCGCCGTGGCCGAACTCGACGGCAGCCACCGCGAACTGCGGGAGGCGGCCCGGACGCTGCCGTCCCTGCCGCTCGGCTGGTCGCACCTCGCCGAAGCCGACCAGGAACTCGGCTCGCCCTGGTCCGACGAGGCATGGTCCACCGCGCGCAGCGCCCTGTTCCTGCGCGCCCTCGACCTGCACCGCGCCTTCGTCGCCGGCGCAGCGAAGAAGGTCCGCGGCAACCTCCAGGTCCTCATGGAACTGATGGCCGGCACCAACGGGCACGTACCCGACGAGGAGGTCGAGCACGCGTGGCGGACCCTCTTCTTCCTGGTGCCCGTCGTCTCGACCACGTTCTCCTCCATCGGCAGCATGTTCGCCCGCCTCGGCCGGGAGTCGATCGGCTGGATCCTCGTCGACGAGGCCGGGCAGGCCACCCCGCAGGCCGCCGCCGGCGCGCTGTGGCGCGCCCGCCGCGCCGTCCTGGTCGGCGATCCACTCCAACTCGAACCCGTCGTCACCATGCCCACGGCCCTGCAACGCCGGCTGATGCGCGCCTACGGCGTCGACGAGCACTGGCTGCCCTCGGCCACCTCGGCCCAGGCCGTCGCCGACCGGACCAACCGCTACGGCACCTATCTGCCGGCCCCGGACACCGACGACGAGCACGTCTGGGTGGGCTCCCCGCTGCGCGTGCACCGCCGCTGCGAAGAGCCGATGTTCACGGTCAGCAACGAGGTCGCCTACGGCGGCCTCATGGTCTACGGCACCGCACCCAAGGCGTTCCCCGATGCGGAACGGGACGGCCTGCTGCCCAGCCGCTGGCTCAACACCGACGACCCGAGCCGCCCGTCCGAGGCCCCGTGGGGCGAACGCGACCGCCGGGCCTTCGAGTTCGTCCTCGACCACTTGCACCGGAACGGCGTCACCGTCGACCGCGTGCGCGTCATCGCCCCCTTCCGGGCCCTCGTCGCCGAATGCCAGAAGGTCTGCCGCGGCCGTGACGGCTGGACGTCCGGACTGATCGAGGAGCGCTGCGCCACCGTCCACCGGGCCCAGGGCAAGGAAGCCGACGTCGTCGTCCTCGTGCTCGGCGGCGGTCGGCCCGGCGCCCGCGAGTGGGCGGCCCGCACCCCGCACCTGCTCAACGTCGCCGCGAGCCGCGCCAAACGCCGGCTCTACGTCATCGGCGAGCGCGACCTGTGGGCCCCGCTCCCGCACTTCGACGTCCTCGCCTCCGAGCTGACGGAGTTCCATCACCTCCGCGACCACGCCACCTGGCCGCCGGACGGCGAGTAA